A window of the Brassica oleracea var. oleracea cultivar TO1000 chromosome C1, BOL, whole genome shotgun sequence genome harbors these coding sequences:
- the LOC106334538 gene encoding uncharacterized protein LOC106334538 — protein sequence MEQPPEDYLKYLLVWVRIHNIPVNHYTKESITSLGDLVGEVDEVAFDPDKPQSHDYVRVRVFFDVSRPVRRSKVVNLPSGGSIGVDKETGRLKINPEVLQNMREYILASEGGERSVRKERVKKYVRQKTILRLEPPPKITTDVNKDKGIVFNVSGAEEEQRKTEKNDSIDGMRNASRFTPGGVREFQVAESGYSGSSCQSFFECPTGFSAGMVSARSSGYLFLKEWEDVKGLQRG from the exons ATGGAGCAACCTCCAGAAGATTATTTGAAGTATCTGCTGGTATGGGTTCGGATTCATAACATTCCAGTAAACCATTATACCAAAGAATCCATTACTTCCCTAGGAGATCTAGTTGGGGAAGTTGATGAAGTTGCTTTTGATCCAGACAAACCCCAAAGTCATGATTATGTAAGGGTTCGGGTTTTCTTTGATGTATCGAGGCCTGTGAGGAGATCCAAAGTGGTCAATCTACCTAGTGGTGGATCA ATTGGTGTTGATAAGGAAACAGGGCGCCTGAAAATCAATCCGGAGGTCTTACAAAACATGCGAGAATACATCTTAGCATCTGAAGGTGGGGAGAGAAGTGTTCGAAAAGAGAGGGTGAAAAAATATGTTCGACAGAAGACTATTTTGAGACTGGAACCTCCTCCTAAGATCACTACTGATGTTAACAAAGACAAGGGTATTGTTTTCAATGTTTCTGGCGCAGAGGAAGAGCAAAGGAAAACAGAGAAAAATGACTCAATTGATGGTATGAGAAACGCAAGTAGATTCACGCCAGGAGGAGTCAGAGAGTTTCAAGTGGCAGAATCTGGTTACAGTGGTTCATCTTGTCAGTCCTTTTTTGAATGTCCGACGGGTTTTAGCGCAGGGATGGTCAGTGCTAGATCTTCCGGATATCTTTTTCTAAAGGAATGGGAGGACGTAAAAGGCCTTCAAAGAGGATGA
- the LOC106310349 gene encoding U-box domain-containing protein 13 — MEEEKGAVAQSLIDVVNEISSVSEYRTTVKKLCSNLARRLKLLVPMFEEIRESNEPINEDTLKTLVSLKEAMSSAKNYLKFCSQGSKIYLVMEREQVTSKLLEVSVQLEQSLSKIPYEDLDISDEVREQVELVLSQFRRAKGRVDASDDELYEDLQSLCIKSSDVDDYQPTLQRVAKKLHLMEIPDLAQESVALHEMVASSGGDAGESIEEMAMVLKLIKDFVQIETNNSEDQSAGVNSSSNGQTSTAASHKIPVIPDDFRCPISLEMMRDPVIVSTGQTYERTCIDKWIEAGHSTCPKTQQALTSTTLTPNYVLRSLIAQWCEANDIEPPKPPSSLRPRKVSSFSSPAEANKIEDLMWRLAYGNPEDQRSAAGEIRLLAKRNADNRVAIAEAGAIPLLVGLLATPDSRIQEHSVTALLNLSICENNKGAIVSAGAIPGIVQVLKKGSMEARENAAATLFSLSVIDENKVTIGALGAIPPLVVLLNEGTQRGKKDAATALFNLCIYQGNKGKAIRAGVIPTLTRLLTEPGSGMVDEALAILAILSSHPEGKAIIGSSDAVPSLVEFIRTGSPRNRENAAAVLVHLCSVDPQHLVEAQKLGLMGPLIDLAGNGTDRGKRKAAQLLERISRLAEQQKETAAQAQNTEEAEPTHSASTTEAADT; from the exons ATGGAGGAAGAGAAAGGTGCGGTTGCGCAGAGCTTAATTGATGTAGTGAACGAGATTTCGTCCGTTTCCGAGTACCGTACAACGGTGAAGAAGCTCTGCAGTAATCTGGCGAGGAGGTTGAAGCTGCTTGTTCCGATGTTCGAGGAAATCAGAGAGAGTAACGAGCCGATCAATGAAGATACGTTGAAGACGTTGGTCTCCTTGAAGGAAGCCATGTCCTCGGCGAAGAATTATCTTAAATTCTGCAGCCAAGGGAGCAAGATTTATCTG GTCATGGAGAGGGAACAAGTGACAAGTAAATTGCTGGAGGTTTCAGTTCAATTAGAGCAATCTTTGAGCAAGATTCCGTATGAGGATCTTGACATCTCCGATGAAGTTAGAGAACAG GTTGAGTTAGTTCTCAGCCAGTTTCGGCGAGCCAAAGGAAGAGTAGATGCATCAGACGATGAACTGTATGAAGATCTTCAGTCACTGTGCATCAAAAGCAGTGACGTAGATGATTATCAACCTACCCTGCAGCGGGTTGCTAAGAAGTTACATCTGATGGAGATTCCTGACCTAGCTCAAGAATCAGTGGCTCTGCACGAAATGGTTGCTTCGAGCGGTGGAGATGCTGGTGAAAGCATTGAGGAGATGGCAATGGTACTTAAGCTGATTAAGGATTTTGTGCAGATAGAGACTAACAATAGCGAGGACCAGAGTGCTGGGGTAAACTCGAGTAGCAACGGGCAAACTTCTACGGCTGCGAGTCACAAGATACCGGTGATTCCTGATGATTTCCGCTGTCCAATATCTCTGGAAATGATGAGAGATCCAGTTATCGTTTCAACAGGGCAG ACCTACGAACGCACCTGCATTGACAAGTGGATAGAAGCTGGGCATTCGACATGTCCAAAAACACAGCAGGCGCTAACAAGCACAACCCTCACACCCAACTATGTTCTCCGAAGTCTGATAGCTCAGTGGTGCGAGGCCAATGATATCGAGCCTCCAAAACCTCCGAGCAGTTTAAGGCCCAGGAAAGTATCATCCTTTTCCTCCCCAGCAGAAGCAAACAAGATCGAAGATCTTATGTGGAGGCTGGCTTACGGAAACCCTGAGGACCAACGATCTGCAGCTGGAGAAATCCGCCTCCTCGCAAAACGAAATGCAGACAACCGTGTGGCCATAGCTGAAGCTGGAGCCATACCTCTTCTCGTTGGCCTCCTCGCAACTCCTGATTCTCGTATCCAAGAACATTCGGTAACAGCTCTTCTAAACCTCTCCATATGTGAGAACAACAAAGGAGCCATTGTCTCTGCTGGAGCTATCCCTGGTATAGTTCAAGTGCTCAAGAAAGGAAGCATGGAGGCTAGAGAGAATGCAGCGGCCACACTTTTCAGTCTCTCCGTGATTGACGAGAACAAAGTGACTATTGGTGCCTTGGGAGCAATCCCACCGCTCGTTGTACTGCTCAATGAAGGTACACAAAGAGGCAAGAAAGACGCGGCTACTGCACTTTTCAACCTCTGCATATATCAAGGAAACAAAGGAAAGGCCATACGCGCAGGAGTGATTCCCACATTGACGAGACTCTTAACAGAGCCCGGAAGCGGAATGGTCGATGAGGCGCTTGCCATTCTGGCGATTCTCTCGAGCCATCCCGAAGGGAAAGCAATCATAGGATCATCCGACGCAGTCCCGAGTCTAGTGGAGTTTATCAGAACTGGATCTCCTAGAAACAGAGAGAACGCTGCTGCGGTTCTAGTCCACCTCTGTTCTGTTGACCCACAACATCTGGTCGAAGCACAGAAACTCGGTCTCATGGGTCCATTGATTGATTTAGCCGGAAACGGGACAGATAGAGGGAAAAGAAAAGCAGCTCAATTGCTTGAACGTATAAGCCGTCTAGCTGAACAGCAGAAGGAGACGGCAGCACAGGCACAAAACACAGAAGAAGCTGAACCAACACATTCAGCATCCACCACAGAAGCTGCTGATACTTGA
- the LOC106334547 gene encoding uncharacterized protein LOC106334547 — translation MDGCPSKSCPNGLAAIRSFCRVPELVEFHLPETGEVAGSPPEGYFTCYEAYLIQCHQWFPIPEVIVRLFDRFKLSISQINPCGLQHIVGILVLSYELSMTLDVDHLEAMLKPWGNSAIVQLRLRPNMTIITEFVSNNHDWKEHFFFVRVNDASVEVKGIPIFRTRWGRKGLGIARDLLRGGPSFWAMFTPKRVRRAVALHHSQFQPDLPVEEGSESSMDGFVMCEVRARTEKSRSRKDKHVIIDDDVADGQCFLDNILRNYLNSEAGGSGGEQINLDGLLDFDFPPAEGGSSEVPKFTKTSRMGLLMMNRALDTSNQEVCMAQFRAEMADKEIARLKDELECSFRRERGSAATEVRRAYRRGKRERGL, via the exons ATGGATGGTTGTCCGAGCAAGAGCTGTCCGAATGGGCTCGCTGCCATTCGGAGTTTCTGCAGAGTTCCGGAGTTAGTCGAGTTTCATCTCCCAGAAACTGGGGAAGTCGCCGGGTCTCCGCCTGAAGGCTATTTCACATGCTATGAGGCGTACCTGATTCAGTGCCACCAATGGTTTCCCATCCCGGAAGTCATCGTGCGGCTTTTCGACCGATTCAAGTTGTCGATCAGCCAGATCAACCCGTGCGGTTTGCAGCACATCGTCGGGATTTTGGTGTTGAGTTACGAACTGAGTATGACCCTTGACGTTGACCACCTTGAAGCCATGCTGAAGCCCTGGGGAAATTCAGCCATAGTTCAACTGAGGCTTCGGCCGAACATGACGATCATAACGGAGTTCGTGTCAAACAACCACGATTGGAAAGAACACTTCTTCTTTGTCCGCGTCAACGATGCATCTGTGGAAGTGAAAGGCATTCCCATCTTCAGGACTAGATGGGGTCGGAAAG GTCTTGGCATCGCCCGAGACTTACTCCGTGGAGGTCCATCCTTTTGGGCCATGTTTACCCCGAAGCGGGTTCGTCGCGCCGTTGCTCTTCACCATTCTCAGTTTCAGCCGGACTTGCCGGTTGAGGAAGGGTCGGAGTCAAGCATGGATGGGTTCGTCATGTGTGAGGTTCGAGCGAGGACAGAAAAGTCTAGGTCCCGCAAAGACAAACACGTTATCATTGATGATGACGTGGCCGACGGACAGTGCTTTCTTGACAACATACTTAGAAACTATCTCAACAGTGAAGCAGGTGGAAGTGGTGGTGAGCAGATTAATCTTGACGGCTTGCTCGATTTTGACTTTCCTCCGGCCGAAGGCGGATCCAGCGAAGTGCCGAAGTTCACCAAGACGTCGAGGATG GGCCTCCTCATGATGAACCGAGCCCTTGACACGAGCAACCAGGAGGTTTGCATGGCTCAATTCAGGGCCGAGATGGCCGATAAGGAGATCGCCCGTCTGAAAGATGAATTGGAGTGTTCTTTTCGTCGTGAGAGAGGGTCCGCTGCGACGGAGGTTCGTCGCGCCTATAGGCGAGGAAAGAGAGAGAGAGGTCTCTAA